One Marmota flaviventris isolate mMarFla1 chromosome 16, mMarFla1.hap1, whole genome shotgun sequence DNA segment encodes these proteins:
- the S1pr3 gene encoding sphingosine 1-phosphate receptor 3 isoform X2, whose translation MRLCSFIVLENLMVLIAIWKNNKFHNRMYFFIGNLALCDLLAGIAYKVNILMSGKKTFSLSLTVWFIREGSMFVALGASTCSLLAIAIERHLTMIKMRPYDANKKHRVFLLIGMCWLIAFSLGALPILGWNCLQNLPDCSTILPLYSKKYIAFCISIFIAILVTIVILYARIYFLVKSSSRKVANHNNSERSMALLRTVVIVVSVFIACWSPLFILFLIDVACKAKECSILFKDQWFIMLAVLNSAMNPVIYTLASKEMRRAFFRLVCNCLVRGKGARASPMQPALDPSRSKSSTSNNSSHSPKIKDDLPHPAATSCIIDRNRALQNGILCK comes from the exons ATGAGACTCTGCAG CTTCATCGTCTTGGAGAACCTGATGGTTTTGATTGCCATCtggaaaaacaataaatttcaCAACCGCATGTACTTTTTCATCGGCAACCTGGCTCTGTGCGACCTGCTGGCTGGCATAGCCTACAAGGTCAACATTCTGATGTCCGGCAAGAAGACGTTCAGCCTGTCCCTGACGGTCTGGTTCATCAGGGAGGGCAGTATGTTTGTGGCCCTCGGGGCGTCCACCTGCAGTTTGCTGGCCATTGCCATAGAGCGGCACTTGACCATGATCAAGATGAGGCCCTACGATGCCAACAAGAAGCACCGGGTCTTCCTTCTGATCGGGATGTGCTGGCTCATTGCCTTTTCGCTGGGCGCCTTGCCCATCCTGGGCTGGAACTGCCTGCAGAACCTCCCTGACTGCTCCACCATCCTTCCCCTCTACTCCAAGAAGTACATCGCCTTCTGCATCAGCATCTTCATCGCCATCCTGGTGACCATCGTCATCCTGTACGCACGCATCTACTTCCTGGTCAAGTCCAGCAGCCGCAAGGTGGCCAATCACAACAACTCGGAGCGGTCCATGGCCCTGCTGCGAACGGTGGTGATCGTGGTGAGTGTGTTCATCGCCTGCTGGTCGCCCCTCTTCATCCTCTTCCTCATAGATGTGGCCTGCAAGGCCAAGGAGTGCTCCATCCTGTTCAAGGACCAGTGGTTCATCATGCTGGCGGTCCTCAACTCCGCCATGAACCCCGTCATCTACACGCTGGCCAGCAAGGAGATGAGGCGCGCCTTTTTCCGTCTGGTCTGCAACTGCCTGGTCAGGGGCAAGGGGGCCCGCGCCTCGCCCATGCAGCCGGCTCTGGACCCAAGCAGAAGCAAATCCAGCACCAGCAACAATAGCAGCCACTCCCCAAAGATCAAGGATGACCTGCCCCACCCAGCCGCCACATCCTGCATCATTGACAGAAACAGAGCACTTCAGAACGGGATCCTCTGCAAGTGA
- the S1pr3 gene encoding sphingosine 1-phosphate receptor 3 isoform X1: MATVLPPGPQPASGNETLQVHYNYVGKLEGRLKDPSEGGSTLTTILFLVVCSFIVLENLMVLIAIWKNNKFHNRMYFFIGNLALCDLLAGIAYKVNILMSGKKTFSLSLTVWFIREGSMFVALGASTCSLLAIAIERHLTMIKMRPYDANKKHRVFLLIGMCWLIAFSLGALPILGWNCLQNLPDCSTILPLYSKKYIAFCISIFIAILVTIVILYARIYFLVKSSSRKVANHNNSERSMALLRTVVIVVSVFIACWSPLFILFLIDVACKAKECSILFKDQWFIMLAVLNSAMNPVIYTLASKEMRRAFFRLVCNCLVRGKGARASPMQPALDPSRSKSSTSNNSSHSPKIKDDLPHPAATSCIIDRNRALQNGILCK, translated from the coding sequence ATGGCAACCGTGCTCCCTCCGGGTCCCCAGCCGGCCTCGGGGAATGAGACTCTGCAGGTACATTACAACTACGTGGGGAAGCTGGAGGGCAGGCTGAAGGACCCCTCCGAGGGTGGCAGCACGCTCACCACCATCCTCTTCTTGGTCGTCTGCAGCTTCATCGTCTTGGAGAACCTGATGGTTTTGATTGCCATCtggaaaaacaataaatttcaCAACCGCATGTACTTTTTCATCGGCAACCTGGCTCTGTGCGACCTGCTGGCTGGCATAGCCTACAAGGTCAACATTCTGATGTCCGGCAAGAAGACGTTCAGCCTGTCCCTGACGGTCTGGTTCATCAGGGAGGGCAGTATGTTTGTGGCCCTCGGGGCGTCCACCTGCAGTTTGCTGGCCATTGCCATAGAGCGGCACTTGACCATGATCAAGATGAGGCCCTACGATGCCAACAAGAAGCACCGGGTCTTCCTTCTGATCGGGATGTGCTGGCTCATTGCCTTTTCGCTGGGCGCCTTGCCCATCCTGGGCTGGAACTGCCTGCAGAACCTCCCTGACTGCTCCACCATCCTTCCCCTCTACTCCAAGAAGTACATCGCCTTCTGCATCAGCATCTTCATCGCCATCCTGGTGACCATCGTCATCCTGTACGCACGCATCTACTTCCTGGTCAAGTCCAGCAGCCGCAAGGTGGCCAATCACAACAACTCGGAGCGGTCCATGGCCCTGCTGCGAACGGTGGTGATCGTGGTGAGTGTGTTCATCGCCTGCTGGTCGCCCCTCTTCATCCTCTTCCTCATAGATGTGGCCTGCAAGGCCAAGGAGTGCTCCATCCTGTTCAAGGACCAGTGGTTCATCATGCTGGCGGTCCTCAACTCCGCCATGAACCCCGTCATCTACACGCTGGCCAGCAAGGAGATGAGGCGCGCCTTTTTCCGTCTGGTCTGCAACTGCCTGGTCAGGGGCAAGGGGGCCCGCGCCTCGCCCATGCAGCCGGCTCTGGACCCAAGCAGAAGCAAATCCAGCACCAGCAACAATAGCAGCCACTCCCCAAAGATCAAGGATGACCTGCCCCACCCAGCCGCCACATCCTGCATCATTGACAGAAACAGAGCACTTCAGAACGGGATCCTCTGCAAGTGA